A single Tissierella sp. DNA region contains:
- the nhaC gene encoding Na+/H+ antiporter NhaC, translated as MKEKKIARKPYLWEALISFGFLIAVMATSIIKYGADPHIPMLIGTFFAVIIALKIGFTWSEIEKSMFDGIYQALQAVIILSIIGILIGLWLISGVVPSMIYYGLAILKPGIFLVATVLICSVTSLATGTSWGTAGTIGIALMGISTGLGIPAPVAAGAIISGAYFGDKMSPLSDTTNLAPAVSGTDVFTHVKGMIPTTLVSYTITLIIFLIMGFNYANSNTDVSSINAIREGIAANFNISPILLLPPLSVIVAMALKMPAIPGITVGIVLGGILGAIMQGVDLGSLLSAAYGGYESQTGIQLIDELLSAGGLMGMMYSISLTIIAMMFGGIMEKTGQLEVIVHAILKKVKSVGGLVATTILTCIFSNITMPEQYIAIVVPGRMYARAYREKGLHPKLLSNTLEGAGTVTSALVPWNTCGAFLYGVLGVTAWEYARYAFFNYLTPLIIVIFAFTGLFIYKIKDDPTTVIGFEE; from the coding sequence ATGAAAGAAAAAAAGATAGCCCGGAAGCCATATTTATGGGAGGCTCTAATATCATTCGGATTTTTAATTGCAGTCATGGCAACTAGCATTATTAAATATGGCGCTGATCCACATATACCCATGCTAATAGGTACATTTTTTGCTGTAATTATTGCACTAAAGATTGGGTTCACCTGGAGTGAAATTGAGAAATCAATGTTTGATGGTATTTATCAAGCATTACAAGCAGTAATAATATTATCCATTATTGGTATTCTTATTGGCTTGTGGCTAATCTCTGGTGTTGTGCCCAGTATGATATATTATGGATTAGCAATATTAAAACCTGGTATTTTCCTAGTTGCAACTGTTCTAATTTGTTCTGTAACATCCTTAGCCACAGGTACTAGTTGGGGTACAGCAGGTACAATTGGTATTGCACTGATGGGTATTTCTACAGGATTAGGTATTCCAGCTCCAGTAGCTGCAGGAGCAATTATTTCCGGTGCATACTTTGGAGATAAAATGTCTCCTTTATCTGATACAACTAACTTAGCACCAGCAGTTTCAGGTACTGATGTATTTACACATGTTAAAGGTATGATACCTACTACATTAGTTTCTTACACTATTACTTTAATTATATTCTTGATAATGGGTTTTAATTATGCAAATAGCAATACGGATGTTTCCTCTATTAATGCAATAAGGGAAGGAATTGCAGCTAATTTTAATATCTCTCCAATATTATTGCTACCACCATTATCTGTTATCGTTGCCATGGCATTAAAAATGCCTGCTATCCCCGGTATAACAGTGGGAATTGTCTTAGGCGGTATACTTGGAGCTATAATGCAGGGAGTTGATTTAGGAAGTTTGTTATCTGCAGCTTATGGTGGTTATGAGTCTCAAACAGGAATACAATTAATAGATGAGCTTCTATCAGCTGGTGGCTTGATGGGTATGATGTATTCTATCTCCCTTACAATAATAGCCATGATGTTTGGTGGTATTATGGAAAAGACTGGACAATTAGAGGTTATAGTACATGCAATATTGAAAAAAGTCAAATCTGTAGGCGGATTAGTTGCAACTACAATACTTACATGTATATTTAGTAATATTACTATGCCGGAGCAATATATAGCAATAGTTGTTCCTGGCAGAATGTATGCAAGGGCATATAGAGAAAAAGGCCTTCATCCTAAACTATTATCTAATACACTTGAAGGAGCTGGTACGGTTACTTCTGCATTGGTGCCATGGAATACTTGCGGTGCTTTCCTATATGGGGTATTAGGTGTAACAGCATGGGAATATGCAAGATATGCATTCTTTAATTATTTAACACCTTTGATTATTGTAATTTTTGCTTTTACAGGTCTATTTATATATAAAATTAAAGATGATCCTACTACTGTAATAGGTTTTGAAGAATAA
- a CDS encoding metalloregulator ArsR/SmtB family transcription factor, with protein sequence MVKDYNKYALFLKALGDETRMKIFDMLSNGELCACNLLEKFNITQPTLSYHMKILCESGLVNGRKDGIWMKYTINKDSLELLRNLFNDISSSLVKPH encoded by the coding sequence TTGGTTAAGGATTATAATAAATATGCCTTGTTTTTAAAAGCACTAGGTGACGAAACGAGAATGAAGATATTTGATATGCTCTCTAATGGAGAATTATGTGCTTGTAATCTCTTGGAAAAATTTAACATCACACAACCTACCCTTTCATATCATATGAAAATCTTATGCGAATCAGGTCTTGTCAATGGCAGAAAAGATGGAATATGGATGAAGTATACAATAAATAAGGATAGCTTGGAACTATTGAGAAATTTATTCAATGATATTAGTTCCAGTCTTGTAAAACCTCATTAA
- the megL gene encoding methionine gamma-lyase, translating into MNKEELRNMKFSTKAVHAGYQKNEFGALATPIFQTSTFIFDNAEQGGRRFALEEDGYIYSRLGNPTNTQVEEKLTALENAEACVSMGSGMGAITSVIWTALSAGDHMIAAKTLYGCTFAFFNHGLSRFNIDVTFVDTSNPENIKNAMRENTKVIYLETPANPNMNISDIEAISKIAHEKEDCIVVVDNTYCTPYLQRPLDLGADVVVHSATKYLNGHGDVIAGFAVGTKEFIDQVRLVGIKDLTGSVLSPFDAFLINRGMKTLDLRMEKHCANAQKVAEFLEAHPAVDNVSFPGLKSFPQYELAKKQMKLPGAMIAFEVKGGIEAGKKLMNTVKLCTLAVSLGDTETLIQHPASMTHSPYTEEERLACDIKEGLVRLSVGLEDVEDIINDLDMALNNL; encoded by the coding sequence ATGAATAAGGAAGAACTGAGGAATATGAAGTTTTCAACAAAGGCAGTCCATGCAGGGTATCAAAAAAATGAATTTGGAGCATTAGCTACACCTATTTTTCAAACATCTACATTTATATTTGATAATGCAGAGCAAGGTGGTAGAAGATTTGCACTGGAAGAAGATGGATACATTTATTCTAGATTAGGAAACCCAACTAATACTCAGGTAGAAGAAAAGCTGACTGCCTTGGAAAATGCTGAGGCTTGTGTCTCCATGGGTTCAGGTATGGGAGCTATAACTTCAGTTATTTGGACAGCTTTAAGTGCTGGAGACCATATGATAGCAGCTAAAACTTTATATGGATGTACCTTTGCATTTTTTAATCATGGTCTATCAAGGTTCAATATAGATGTAACCTTTGTAGATACATCTAATCCTGAAAACATAAAAAATGCCATGAGAGAAAATACTAAAGTCATATACTTAGAAACTCCTGCAAATCCTAACATGAATATTTCAGATATAGAAGCTATTTCTAAAATAGCCCATGAAAAGGAAGATTGTATAGTTGTAGTTGATAATACTTATTGTACACCATATTTACAAAGACCTCTTGACTTAGGTGCAGATGTTGTAGTGCATTCAGCTACAAAGTACTTAAATGGACATGGAGATGTTATAGCTGGATTTGCTGTTGGAACCAAGGAGTTCATTGATCAAGTTAGATTAGTTGGAATAAAAGATTTAACAGGCTCTGTACTTAGTCCTTTTGATGCATTTTTAATTAATAGAGGAATGAAAACATTAGATCTTAGAATGGAAAAGCACTGTGCAAATGCTCAAAAGGTAGCAGAGTTTTTAGAAGCTCATCCAGCAGTAGACAATGTTTCCTTCCCTGGATTAAAGAGTTTCCCTCAATATGAATTAGCAAAAAAACAAATGAAATTACCAGGAGCTATGATTGCATTTGAAGTAAAGGGTGGAATAGAAGCGGGTAAGAAATTGATGAATACAGTTAAACTTTGTACCTTGGCAGTTAGTCTAGGTGATACAGAGACTTTAATTCAACATCCAGCATCCATGACACACTCACCATATACAGAAGAAGAAAGATTAGCATGTGATATAAAAGAGGGCTTAGTTAGATTATCAGTAGGACTAGAGGATGTTGAAGATATCATAAATGATTTAGATATGGCATTAAATAACCTATAG
- the tadA gene encoding tRNA adenosine(34) deaminase TadA, whose product MDIFYMRKALEEATKATSIYEVPVGAIIVYNGEIIGRGYNKRETTKDPTAHAEILAIKEASKYLDAWRLMDCTMYVTLEPCAMCAGAIVNSRIDRLVIGTRDPKRGCCGTVEDLTNHPKFNHRLEVEFGVLEDECSSIISDFFKELRKNK is encoded by the coding sequence ATGGATATTTTTTATATGAGAAAAGCTTTAGAAGAAGCAACAAAAGCAACTAGCATCTACGAGGTTCCCGTAGGTGCTATTATTGTTTATAATGGAGAGATAATAGGCAGAGGATATAATAAAAGGGAAACCACGAAAGATCCAACAGCCCATGCAGAAATACTTGCCATAAAAGAAGCAAGTAAGTATCTTGACGCTTGGAGGCTTATGGACTGTACCATGTATGTGACTCTAGAGCCTTGTGCCATGTGTGCTGGAGCCATAGTCAATTCTAGGATAGATAGACTAGTCATAGGTACAAGAGACCCTAAGAGAGGTTGTTGCGGTACTGTAGAGGATTTAACTAATCATCCTAAATTTAACCATAGATTAGAAGTGGAATTTGGAGTATTAGAAGATGAATGCAGCAGTATAATTTCAGATTTTTTTAAAGAGCTTAGGAAAAACAAATAG
- a CDS encoding permease, with product MIILKWLNAQLLKMEWLFELVRLLVENIFGLSMESRLGNSIHFFIYDVIKIFILLSVLIFGISYIQSFFPPERTRKILGRFNGITANILSALLGTVTPFCSCSSIPLFIGFTSAGLPIGTTFSFLISSPLVDLASIILLASIFNWKIALAYVVVGVILAVAGGTIISKLKLEKYVEPFVFNNPVLDMEQEKLTVKDRINFSKDQVLDIIKKVWLYILIGVGIGAAIHNYIPESFISAILGRDKWYSVLIATFVGIPMYADIFGTLPIAEALVMKGVGLGTALSFMMGVTALSLPSIIMLSKVVKKKLLVVFVGVVSLGILIIGYTFNIFGYLFM from the coding sequence ATGATTATATTAAAATGGTTAAATGCCCAATTACTTAAAATGGAATGGCTCTTTGAACTAGTTAGACTCTTAGTTGAAAACATCTTTGGACTAAGTATGGAAAGTCGATTAGGCAATAGTATTCACTTCTTTATCTATGATGTAATAAAAATATTTATCTTGCTCTCTGTCTTAATATTTGGTATTTCCTATATCCAGTCTTTTTTCCCACCAGAGAGAACTAGAAAGATCCTAGGCAGATTTAATGGTATTACAGCCAATATACTATCTGCTTTGCTTGGTACAGTAACACCTTTTTGCTCCTGCTCCTCAATTCCACTTTTTATTGGATTTACCAGTGCAGGACTACCAATAGGAACTACTTTTTCATTTTTAATTTCTTCACCCTTAGTTGATTTGGCATCAATTATTTTGCTGGCTAGTATATTTAACTGGAAAATAGCTCTAGCGTATGTGGTAGTTGGTGTAATACTTGCAGTTGCTGGAGGAACCATAATTAGCAAATTGAAGTTAGAGAAATATGTTGAGCCTTTTGTCTTTAACAATCCAGTTCTTGATATGGAGCAGGAAAAATTGACTGTTAAAGATAGGATTAATTTTTCAAAAGACCAGGTCCTAGATATTATTAAAAAGGTATGGTTATACATCCTTATAGGTGTTGGAATAGGTGCAGCTATTCACAACTATATTCCTGAATCCTTTATTTCAGCCATACTTGGTCGTGATAAATGGTATTCAGTTTTAATAGCTACTTTTGTAGGTATACCTATGTATGCAGATATATTTGGTACTTTACCTATTGCAGAAGCTTTAGTAATGAAGGGAGTAGGATTAGGAACAGCATTATCATTTATGATGGGAGTAACAGCACTTTCCCTTCCTTCAATTATTATGCTTTCAAAGGTTGTTAAGAAAAAACTCTTAGTTGTTTTTGTTGGTGTAGTGTCATTGGGTATACTTATCATAGGCTATACTTTTAATATATTTGGATATTTATTTATGTAA
- a CDS encoding stalk domain-containing protein, producing the protein MKKRLVVIVIAITLIFMNMNLNIAGAMDQESLKVIKVAAGNNHSMAIKSDGSLWGFGGNYEGQLGDKTIVNYSDNPIYIMTDISEVMASMTHTMAIKNDGSLWGWGDNSKGAIGDSTTINRHSPVKVMDNVSKVATGLNFTMAIKDDGTLWGWGNNFGGKLGDGTTIARNTPIQIMTDVREVSTGNNHTMIIKNDDTLWGWGNDSSGEIGNGPMDYCFDISMNIMSNVKSVSAGGSFTMVLKNDGSLWAFGNNSYGQLGDGTTSSQNKPVQVMTNVAYVDAGFNHTMVIKSDGTLWSFGDNLQGQLGDGTTTNRNKPVEVMADVAYVDAGMYYTLVIDKDGTLWGFGNNSFGQIGNGKRSNSNIPVKSIINGETKIQTNESAQTEIIVNVNGKKVEFTQNPIIKEGRVLVPLRPIFEALGMAVEWNKETKGIVALKDDIIIKLEIGSSNAVVEKENNKVIKTTLDVAPQIINNSTLVPVRFIGEATGADVTWNKATRTVTVKSNIGESSQDIEIVNSGEGQKNTDSNNLGITIGDFYIELGDSVDTVIQKLGKPNRIDEKVTRLDWYVYNDDYSKFIMIGIFKDKVASIYTSHTNFVVNDVIKYGSPEESLSKSQLNKYYIDEINGNILYGIMISDVNAGGLWGPVLDNNDRSSYIELQQVDCLNAFRVYNGLNPLKIDDIAQKTAREHSKDMAENGYFAHVALDGRRFPDRYNDNNGRYFACAENIVAGSDDGFNQFKQFLNSIGHRNNMLYNLPQYIGIGVYYNENSQYKYYGTQLFSY; encoded by the coding sequence ATGAAGAAGAGACTGGTAGTAATAGTTATAGCTATTACACTGATATTTATGAACATGAATTTAAACATAGCAGGAGCTATGGATCAGGAAAGCTTAAAGGTAATAAAAGTAGCTGCTGGTAATAATCATTCAATGGCTATTAAAAGTGATGGTAGTCTATGGGGTTTTGGTGGTAATTATGAAGGTCAGCTTGGTGATAAGACTATTGTCAATTATAGTGATAATCCAATATATATAATGACTGATATATCAGAAGTTATGGCAAGTATGACTCATACAATGGCCATAAAGAATGATGGAAGCTTATGGGGCTGGGGAGATAATTCAAAAGGAGCAATTGGTGATAGCACCACAATAAATCGTCATAGTCCTGTAAAAGTTATGGATAATGTTAGTAAAGTAGCAACAGGTCTTAATTTTACAATGGCTATAAAAGATGATGGAACACTATGGGGTTGGGGGAATAACTTTGGAGGCAAGCTTGGTGATGGGACAACCATAGCTCGCAATACTCCTATTCAAATAATGACAGATGTTCGAGAAGTATCAACTGGTAATAATCATACAATGATTATTAAAAATGATGACACCTTATGGGGGTGGGGAAATGATTCCTCAGGTGAAATAGGTAATGGACCAATGGATTATTGTTTTGATATTTCTATGAATATTATGTCAAATGTTAAATCAGTATCTGCTGGCGGTAGCTTTACAATGGTCCTAAAAAATGATGGTAGCTTATGGGCTTTTGGAAATAATTCCTATGGACAATTAGGGGATGGTACAACATCTAGCCAAAATAAACCAGTCCAAGTGATGACAAATGTAGCATATGTAGATGCTGGTTTTAACCACACAATGGTTATTAAGTCTGATGGAACATTATGGAGTTTTGGAGATAATTTGCAAGGGCAACTAGGAGATGGTACAACAACTAACCGAAATAAACCAGTGGAAGTAATGGCAGATGTAGCATATGTAGATGCTGGTATGTACTATACATTAGTTATTGATAAGGATGGAACTCTTTGGGGCTTTGGAAATAACTCATTTGGACAGATTGGAAATGGTAAAAGATCTAATAGTAATATTCCGGTAAAGAGCATTATAAATGGAGAAACAAAGATTCAAACAAATGAATCGGCACAAACAGAAATTATAGTTAATGTAAATGGTAAAAAGGTAGAGTTTACTCAAAATCCAATAATTAAAGAGGGTAGAGTTCTAGTTCCATTGCGTCCTATCTTTGAAGCTCTAGGGATGGCAGTTGAGTGGAATAAAGAGACTAAAGGAATTGTTGCATTGAAGGATGATATAATTATAAAACTAGAAATAGGTAGTAGCAATGCAGTAGTTGAAAAAGAAAACAATAAGGTAATTAAAACAACTCTTGATGTGGCACCTCAAATTATAAATAACAGTACATTGGTACCTGTTCGGTTTATAGGAGAAGCAACAGGGGCTGATGTAACTTGGAACAAAGCTACAAGAACTGTGACTGTAAAAAGCAATATTGGGGAATCTTCACAAGATATAGAAATTGTAAATAGTGGAGAAGGTCAAAAAAACACTGATTCAAATAATCTTGGAATTACCATAGGGGATTTTTATATAGAATTAGGTGATAGTGTTGATACTGTAATTCAAAAGCTAGGTAAGCCAAATCGAATAGATGAAAAGGTTACTAGATTAGACTGGTATGTATATAATGATGATTATTCTAAATTTATTATGATTGGAATCTTTAAAGATAAAGTTGCTTCCATTTATACTAGTCATACAAATTTTGTTGTGAATGATGTAATAAAATATGGAAGCCCTGAAGAAAGTTTATCAAAATCTCAACTGAATAAATATTATATAGATGAGATTAATGGAAATATTTTATATGGCATAATGATTTCAGATGTAAATGCTGGAGGTCTATGGGGGCCTGTTCTTGACAATAATGACCGTTCTTCTTATATTGAACTTCAACAAGTAGACTGCCTAAATGCTTTTAGAGTGTACAATGGTCTAAATCCGTTAAAGATTGATGATATTGCACAGAAAACTGCAAGAGAACATAGTAAGGATATGGCTGAAAACGGTTATTTTGCTCATGTTGCTTTAGATGGTAGAAGATTTCCGGATAGGTATAATGATAATAATGGAAGATATTTTGCTTGTGCGGAAAATATAGTAGCTGGTAGTGATGATGGATTTAATCAATTTAAACAATTTTTAAATTCCATTGGGCATAGAAATAATATGCTATATAATTTACCCCAATATATTGGTATCGGAGTTTATTATAATGAAAATTCCCAATATAAATATTATGGAACACAGTTATTT